A window from Micromonospora terminaliae encodes these proteins:
- the argJ gene encoding bifunctional glutamate N-acetyltransferase/amino-acid acetyltransferase ArgJ — MTVTTPRGFRAAGVAAGLKASGAGDVALVVNDGPDAGVAAVFTANRVKAAPVLWSQQVVRGGVVRAVVLNSGGANACTGPAGFQDTHATAEHTAAALTASSPRLMVGAGEVAVCSTGLIGERLPMQKLLPGVRGAVRGLSRDGGHPAAEAIMTTDTRPKTTVARGSGWTVGGMAKGAGMLAPAMATMLCVLTTDAVAGPETLDAALRAATRVTFDRVDSDGCMSTNDTVLLLASGASGIEPSVAELTAAVTAACHDLAQQLIADAEGATKQIAIEVVGAASEDEAVEVGRSVARNNLVKTALFGNDPNWGRILAAVGTTAAAFEPDGVDVAVNGIWVCRGGAAAEDRAKVDLAGRDVTIRIDLHAGDAAATIWTNDLSHAYVHENSAYST; from the coding sequence ATGACCGTCACCACCCCCCGGGGCTTCCGCGCCGCCGGCGTGGCCGCCGGCCTCAAGGCCAGCGGCGCCGGCGACGTCGCCCTCGTCGTCAACGACGGCCCCGACGCCGGGGTCGCCGCCGTCTTCACCGCCAACCGCGTCAAGGCCGCCCCGGTGCTCTGGAGCCAGCAGGTCGTCCGCGGCGGCGTGGTCCGCGCCGTGGTGCTCAACTCCGGCGGCGCCAACGCCTGCACCGGCCCGGCCGGCTTCCAGGACACCCACGCCACCGCCGAGCACACCGCCGCCGCGCTCACCGCCAGCAGCCCCCGGCTCATGGTCGGCGCCGGCGAGGTGGCGGTCTGCTCCACCGGCCTGATCGGTGAGCGGCTGCCCATGCAGAAGCTCCTCCCGGGCGTCCGCGGCGCGGTGCGCGGCCTGTCCCGCGACGGCGGTCACCCGGCCGCCGAGGCGATCATGACCACCGACACCCGGCCGAAGACCACGGTGGCCCGGGGGAGCGGCTGGACCGTCGGCGGCATGGCCAAGGGCGCCGGGATGCTCGCCCCGGCCATGGCCACCATGCTCTGCGTGCTGACCACCGACGCGGTCGCCGGGCCGGAGACCCTGGACGCCGCGCTGCGGGCCGCCACCCGGGTCACCTTCGACCGGGTCGACTCCGACGGCTGCATGTCCACCAACGACACGGTGCTGCTGCTGGCCAGCGGCGCCTCCGGCATCGAGCCCAGCGTCGCGGAGCTGACCGCCGCGGTGACGGCCGCGTGCCACGACCTGGCCCAGCAGCTGATCGCCGACGCCGAGGGCGCCACCAAGCAGATCGCCATCGAGGTGGTCGGCGCCGCGAGCGAGGACGAGGCCGTCGAGGTGGGCCGCTCGGTGGCCCGGAACAACCTGGTGAAGACCGCGCTGTTCGGCAACGACCCGAACTGGGGCCGGATCCTCGCGGCCGTCGGCACCACCGCCGCCGCGTTCGAGCCCGACGGCGTGGACGTGGCGGTCAACGGCATCTGGGTGTGCCGGGGCGGCGCCGCCGCCGAGGACCGGGCCAAGGTCGACCTCGCGGGCCGGGACGTCACCATCCGCATCGACCTGCACGCCGGTGACGCGGCGGCCACCATCTGGACCAACGACCTGTCGCACGCGTACGTCCACGAGAACTCGGCGTACTCGACATGA
- a CDS encoding acetylornithine transaminase: protein MSTLVQRWGATMMDNYGTPPLALVAGSGAVVVDEAGREYVDLLGGIAVNALGHAHPAVVAAVSKQVATLGHVSNLFVAEPPVALAELLLALAGRPGRVFFANSGAEANEAAFKLSRLTGRTHVVATHGGFHGRTMGALALTGQPAKADPFRPLPGEVTHVPYGDAAALAGVVTDATAMVIVEPIQGENGVVVPPPGYLAEARRITAAHGALLVVDEVQTGIGRTGHWFAHQADGIEPDVVTLAKGLGGGLPLGACLAFGRAADLLTPGSHGTTFGGNPVSCAAALAVVATIANEGLLDHVKRIGERLRRGVEGLNHPLVAEVRGAGLLLGIVLDAPVSGAVTGALREAGFLVNPVQPGVVRLAPPLILDAGQVDAFLAALPAALDAAAPAAAPTEVSA from the coding sequence ATGAGCACGCTCGTGCAGCGGTGGGGCGCCACCATGATGGACAACTACGGCACCCCGCCGCTGGCGCTCGTCGCCGGCTCCGGCGCCGTCGTGGTCGACGAGGCCGGTCGGGAGTACGTCGACCTGCTCGGCGGCATCGCGGTCAACGCCCTCGGCCACGCCCACCCGGCCGTGGTGGCCGCCGTGTCCAAGCAGGTCGCCACCCTCGGCCACGTGTCGAACCTGTTCGTCGCCGAGCCGCCGGTGGCCCTGGCCGAGCTGCTGCTCGCGCTGGCCGGCCGGCCCGGCCGGGTGTTCTTCGCCAACTCGGGCGCCGAGGCCAACGAGGCCGCGTTCAAGCTGTCCCGGCTCACCGGGCGCACCCATGTGGTGGCCACCCACGGCGGCTTCCACGGCCGCACCATGGGCGCCCTGGCGCTGACCGGCCAGCCCGCCAAGGCCGACCCGTTCCGCCCGCTGCCCGGCGAGGTCACCCACGTCCCGTACGGCGACGCGGCCGCCCTGGCCGGGGTGGTCACCGACGCCACCGCCATGGTGATCGTCGAGCCGATCCAGGGGGAGAACGGCGTCGTCGTGCCGCCGCCCGGCTACCTGGCCGAGGCCCGCCGGATCACCGCGGCGCACGGCGCGCTGCTCGTGGTCGACGAGGTGCAGACCGGCATCGGCCGCACCGGGCACTGGTTCGCCCACCAGGCCGACGGCATCGAGCCGGACGTCGTCACCCTGGCCAAGGGCCTCGGCGGCGGGCTGCCGCTCGGCGCCTGCCTGGCCTTCGGGCGGGCCGCCGACCTGCTCACGCCCGGCTCGCACGGCACCACGTTCGGGGGAAACCCGGTCAGCTGCGCCGCCGCGCTCGCCGTGGTCGCCACCATTGCCAACGAGGGGCTGCTCGACCACGTGAAGCGGATCGGGGAGCGGCTGCGGCGCGGCGTCGAGGGGCTGAACCACCCGCTCGTCGCCGAGGTACGCGGCGCCGGCCTGCTGCTGGGCATCGTGCTCGACGCGCCGGTCTCCGGCGCGGTGACCGGCGCGCTGCGCGAGGCGGGCTTCCTGGTCAACCCGGTGCAGCCGGGCGTGGTCCGGCTCGCCCCGCCGCTGATCCTCGACGCCGGCCAGGTCGACGCCTTCCTGGCCGCACTCCCGGCCGCCCTCGACGCCGCGGCCCCGGCCGCCGCCCCCACGGAGGTTTCCGCATGA
- a CDS encoding argininosuccinate synthase, with product MTERVVLAYSGGLDTSVAIPYLAEQTGAEVIAVAVDVGQGGEDLNAIRQRALDCGAVESEVVDARDEFAAEYCLPAIRANALYMDRYPLVSALSRPLIVKHLVAAAKKHGGTIVSHGCTGKGNDQVRFEVGLSALAPDLKIIAPARDFAWTRDKAIAFAEEKGLPIDVSAKSPYSIDQNLWGRAVETGFLEDIWNGPIEDLYSYTADPAEPRDADEVVITFDAGVPVAVDGETVTPYQAILELNRRAGAQGVGRLDMVEDRLVGIKSREVYEAPGAIALIAAHQELEAVTVERDLARFKRGVDQRWGELVYDGLWFSPLKKALDAFIDDAQQHVSGEVRLTLHGGRATVTGRRSEASLYDFGMATYDTGDTFDQSLAKGFVQLWGLPSKMAAARDARLGGAQS from the coding sequence ATGACCGAGCGGGTCGTCCTGGCGTACTCCGGGGGTCTCGACACCTCCGTCGCCATTCCCTACCTGGCCGAGCAGACCGGCGCCGAGGTGATCGCGGTGGCGGTCGACGTCGGCCAGGGCGGCGAGGACCTGAACGCCATCCGGCAGCGCGCGCTGGACTGCGGCGCCGTCGAGTCCGAGGTGGTCGACGCGCGCGACGAGTTCGCCGCCGAGTACTGCCTGCCGGCGATCCGGGCCAACGCCCTCTACATGGACCGCTACCCGCTGGTCTCCGCGCTGTCCCGGCCGCTGATCGTCAAGCACCTGGTGGCCGCGGCCAAGAAGCACGGCGGCACCATCGTGTCGCACGGCTGCACCGGCAAGGGCAACGACCAGGTCCGCTTCGAGGTCGGCCTGAGCGCGCTCGCCCCCGACCTGAAGATCATCGCCCCGGCGCGGGACTTCGCCTGGACCCGGGACAAGGCCATCGCGTTCGCCGAGGAGAAGGGCCTGCCGATCGACGTGTCGGCGAAGTCGCCGTACTCCATCGACCAGAACCTGTGGGGCCGCGCGGTCGAGACCGGCTTCCTCGAGGACATCTGGAACGGCCCGATCGAGGACCTGTACTCGTACACCGCCGACCCGGCCGAGCCGCGGGACGCCGACGAGGTGGTCATCACCTTCGACGCCGGCGTGCCGGTCGCCGTCGACGGCGAGACCGTCACCCCGTACCAGGCGATCCTGGAGCTGAACCGGCGCGCCGGCGCCCAGGGCGTCGGCCGGCTCGACATGGTCGAGGACCGCCTGGTCGGCATCAAGAGCCGCGAGGTCTACGAGGCGCCCGGCGCCATCGCGCTGATCGCCGCGCACCAGGAGCTGGAGGCGGTCACCGTCGAGCGGGACCTGGCCCGGTTCAAGCGCGGCGTCGACCAGCGCTGGGGCGAGCTGGTCTACGACGGTCTCTGGTTCTCGCCGCTGAAGAAGGCCCTCGACGCGTTCATCGACGACGCCCAGCAGCACGTCTCGGGCGAGGTGCGGCTCACCCTGCACGGCGGCCGGGCCACCGTCACGGGCCGGCGCTCCGAGGCCAGCCTCTACGACTTCGGCATGGCCACCTACGACACCGGGGACACCTTCGACCAGTCCCTCGCCAAGGGCTTCGTGCAGCTCTGGGGCCTGCCCAGCAAGATGGCCGCCGCGCGGGACGCCCGGCTCGGCGGGGCGCAGTCTTGA
- the argF gene encoding ornithine carbamoyltransferase: MTRHFLRDDDLSPAEQAAVLDLAARMKADRYAHKPLAGPRSVAVLFDKQSLRTRISFDAGIAELGGHPLVVDTQVTHFGRGETLADAGRVLSRYVAAIVLRTHGDDRIAEVAAHATVPVVNALTDTYHPCQLLADLLTVRERFGGTAGRTLAYVGDAANNMAHSYLLAGATAGMHVRIAGPAGFHPDPEIVARAEKIAAGTGGSVRVLTDPAEAVCGAEVIATDTWTSMGQESDGQDRVTPFLPYQVNDALLGHAVAEAIVLHCLPAHRGEEITDEVLDGPHSAVFDQAENRLHAQKALLTFLLEASTP; the protein is encoded by the coding sequence ATGACCCGGCACTTCCTCCGCGACGACGACCTCTCGCCCGCCGAGCAGGCCGCCGTGCTCGACCTGGCCGCCCGGATGAAGGCCGACCGGTACGCCCACAAGCCCCTCGCCGGCCCGAGGTCGGTGGCGGTGCTCTTCGACAAGCAGAGCCTGCGCACCCGGATCTCCTTCGACGCCGGCATCGCCGAACTGGGCGGGCATCCGCTCGTGGTGGACACCCAGGTCACCCACTTCGGCCGGGGCGAGACCCTCGCCGACGCCGGCCGGGTGCTGTCCCGCTACGTCGCCGCGATCGTGCTGCGCACCCACGGCGACGACCGGATCGCGGAGGTCGCCGCGCACGCCACCGTGCCGGTGGTCAACGCGCTCACCGACACCTACCACCCCTGCCAGCTCCTCGCCGACCTGCTCACGGTCCGGGAACGCTTCGGCGGCACCGCCGGCCGCACCCTGGCGTACGTGGGGGACGCGGCGAACAACATGGCCCATTCCTACCTGCTGGCCGGGGCGACCGCCGGGATGCACGTGCGGATCGCCGGCCCGGCCGGCTTCCACCCGGACCCCGAGATCGTCGCCCGGGCCGAGAAGATCGCGGCCGGCACCGGCGGTTCGGTGCGGGTGCTCACCGACCCGGCCGAGGCGGTCTGCGGCGCCGAGGTGATCGCCACCGACACCTGGACCTCGATGGGCCAGGAGTCCGACGGCCAGGACCGGGTCACGCCGTTCCTGCCCTACCAGGTCAACGACGCGCTGCTCGGCCACGCCGTGGCCGAGGCGATCGTGCTGCACTGCCTGCCCGCCCATCGGGGCGAGGAGATCACCGACGAGGTGCTCGACGGGCCGCACAGCGCGGTCTTCGACCAGGCGGAGAATCGCCTGCACGCCCAGAAGGCGCTGCTGACGTTTCTCCTGGAGGCATCCACACCATGA
- a CDS encoding MmcQ/YjbR family DNA-binding protein produces the protein MTREEMLSYCLAKPGAWLDQPWEGDEVVKVGSRIFAFLGSADGEARVGVKCGPSREVADEWVHRFPEDARPSPYIGRSGWNTLRLDGDIPDDELREALDGSYDAVVAKLPKRERPTA, from the coding sequence ATGACGCGCGAGGAGATGCTGTCCTACTGCCTGGCCAAGCCGGGCGCCTGGCTGGACCAGCCGTGGGAGGGCGACGAGGTGGTCAAGGTGGGCAGCCGGATCTTCGCCTTCCTCGGGTCGGCGGACGGCGAGGCGCGGGTGGGGGTCAAGTGCGGCCCGTCCCGCGAGGTCGCCGACGAGTGGGTGCACCGGTTCCCCGAGGACGCCCGCCCCTCCCCCTACATCGGCCGCTCGGGTTGGAACACGCTGCGGCTCGACGGCGACATCCCCGACGACGAGCTGCGCGAGGCGCTCGACGGGTCGTACGACGCGGTGGTGGCGAAGCTGCCCAAGCGTGAGCGCCCCACGGCCTGA
- a CDS encoding arginine repressor — protein sequence MTAPLTRTARHARIVELIRDTAIHSQTELADLLAGDGIQVTQATLSRDLKELGAVTARGGDGRGVYLIPEDGHRPLREAEAAPARLVRLLRELLNGVDSSGNIAVLRTPPGAAHYLASALDRAGLSEIVGTIAGDDTILVVAREADGGAALGDKLAAWARREENIEGSTTP from the coding sequence ATGACCGCCCCGCTGACCCGTACCGCCCGGCACGCCCGCATCGTCGAGCTGATCCGGGACACGGCCATCCACTCGCAGACCGAGCTGGCCGACCTGCTCGCCGGCGACGGCATCCAGGTCACCCAGGCCACCCTCTCCCGCGACCTCAAGGAACTCGGGGCGGTCACCGCCCGCGGCGGCGACGGGCGGGGCGTCTACCTGATCCCCGAGGACGGCCACCGGCCGCTGCGCGAGGCCGAGGCGGCGCCGGCGCGCCTCGTCCGGCTGCTGCGCGAGCTGCTCAACGGGGTCGACTCCAGCGGCAACATCGCCGTGCTGCGCACCCCGCCGGGCGCAGCCCACTATCTGGCCAGCGCGTTGGACCGAGCGGGCCTGTCCGAGATCGTCGGCACCATCGCCGGCGACGACACCATCCTCGTCGTGGCCCGCGAGGCCGACGGCGGCGCCGCGTTGGGCGACAAGCTCGCCGCGTGGGCCCGCCGGGAAGAGAACATTGAAGGGAGCACCACACCATGA
- the argH gene encoding argininosuccinate lyase, whose amino-acid sequence MGGVDDKSLTENSAPANRTSLWGGRFAGGPAEALARLSVSVQFDWRLAPYDIAGSRAHARVLAGAGLLDPDELGRILAALDDLEAACAAGTFRPTVDDEDVHTALERGLLERLGSLGGKLRAGRSRNDQVATDLRLYLRDHARGVAARLVELAEALVEQAERHVDTAAPGMTHLQHAQPVTFGHWLLAHVQPLLRDLERLRDWDHRCAVSPLGAGALAGSGLPLDPVAVAKELGFRTSFANSMDAVADRDFVAEFLFVTAMIGVHLSRLGEEVVLWTSQEFGWVELDDAFATGSSIMPQKKNADIAELARGKSGRLVGGLMSVLTMLKGLPMTYDRDMQEDKEPAFDAVDTLELLLPALAGMISTMTVRVDRLVATAPSGFSLATEVADWLVRRNVPFRDAHEITGRLVALCAARDCALDEVSDDDLAAVSEHLDPSVRDVLSVRSALAARTTPGSTGPGPVADQLATAADKLTGWRDWAAERVVPR is encoded by the coding sequence ATGGGTGGGGTGGACGACAAGAGCCTGACCGAGAACAGCGCCCCCGCCAACCGGACGAGCCTCTGGGGAGGCCGGTTCGCCGGCGGCCCCGCCGAGGCGCTCGCACGGCTGTCGGTGAGCGTCCAGTTCGACTGGCGCCTCGCCCCGTACGACATCGCCGGCTCCCGGGCGCACGCCCGGGTCCTGGCCGGCGCCGGCCTGCTCGACCCCGACGAGCTGGGGCGGATCCTGGCCGCGCTGGACGACCTGGAGGCCGCCTGCGCCGCCGGGACGTTCCGCCCGACCGTCGACGACGAGGACGTGCACACCGCCCTGGAGCGCGGGCTGCTGGAACGGCTCGGCAGCCTCGGCGGCAAGCTGCGCGCCGGCCGCTCCCGCAACGACCAGGTCGCCACCGACCTGCGGCTCTACCTGCGCGACCACGCCCGCGGCGTGGCCGCCCGCCTGGTCGAGCTCGCCGAGGCCCTGGTCGAGCAGGCGGAGCGGCACGTGGACACCGCCGCGCCCGGCATGACCCACCTCCAGCACGCCCAGCCGGTCACCTTCGGGCACTGGCTGCTCGCCCACGTGCAGCCGCTGCTGCGGGACCTGGAGCGGCTGCGCGACTGGGACCACCGGTGCGCCGTGAGCCCGCTCGGCGCCGGCGCGCTCGCCGGTTCCGGCCTGCCGCTGGACCCGGTGGCGGTCGCCAAGGAGCTGGGCTTCCGCACGTCCTTCGCCAACTCGATGGACGCGGTGGCCGACCGGGACTTCGTGGCCGAGTTCCTCTTCGTCACCGCGATGATCGGCGTGCACCTGTCCCGCCTCGGCGAGGAAGTGGTGCTCTGGACGTCGCAGGAGTTCGGCTGGGTCGAGCTGGACGACGCGTTCGCCACCGGGTCGTCGATCATGCCGCAGAAGAAGAACGCGGACATCGCCGAGCTGGCCCGGGGCAAGTCCGGCCGGCTGGTCGGCGGTCTGATGAGCGTGCTCACCATGCTCAAGGGCCTGCCCATGACCTACGACCGGGACATGCAGGAGGACAAGGAGCCTGCCTTCGACGCGGTCGACACCCTGGAGCTGCTGCTGCCCGCCCTCGCCGGGATGATCTCCACGATGACGGTCCGGGTGGACCGGCTGGTGGCGACCGCGCCGTCGGGCTTCTCGCTCGCCACCGAGGTCGCCGACTGGCTGGTCCGGCGCAACGTGCCGTTCCGCGACGCGCACGAGATCACCGGCCGGCTGGTGGCGCTCTGCGCGGCCCGCGACTGCGCCCTGGACGAGGTCTCCGACGACGACCTGGCCGCGGTCAGCGAGCACCTCGACCCCTCGGTGCGGGACGTGCTCTCGGTGCGCTCGGCCCTGGCCGCCCGGACCACCCCCGGCTCCACCGGCCCCGGGCCCGTGGCCGACCAGCTCGCCACCGCGGCGGACAAGCTGACCGGCTGGCGGGACTGGGCGGCCGAGCGGGTCGTGCCCCGCTGA
- a CDS encoding DNA-binding protein — MVTMDNDPFTAPDAAQARAHRNYAALLRIAERHAGTDARRRRYAHPDVPDAYEAATLVMALAGGAELAEGEEPVDQADLMAALTLIPHVRAEVDALEAGLLQVARGRGMTWQAIAFGLGLGSAQAARQRYERLTVRTGTGD; from the coding sequence ATGGTCACCATGGACAACGACCCGTTCACCGCTCCGGATGCTGCCCAGGCCCGGGCGCACCGCAACTACGCGGCGCTGCTGCGGATCGCCGAGCGGCACGCCGGCACCGACGCCCGCCGCCGGCGCTACGCGCACCCCGACGTCCCCGACGCCTACGAGGCGGCGACGCTGGTGATGGCGCTCGCGGGCGGGGCGGAGCTGGCGGAGGGCGAGGAGCCGGTCGACCAGGCCGACCTGATGGCCGCGCTGACCCTGATCCCGCACGTCCGCGCCGAGGTCGACGCGCTGGAGGCGGGGCTGCTGCAGGTGGCCCGCGGCCGGGGCATGACCTGGCAGGCCATCGCCTTCGGGCTGGGGCTGGGCAGCGCCCAGGCGGCCCGGCAGCGCTACGAGCGGCTCACCGTGCGCACCGGCACCGGCGACTGA
- the argB gene encoding acetylglutamate kinase, protein MSLTADLTRAQAKAETLIEALPWLARFSGATVVVKYGGNAMVDPELQRAFAADMVFLRYAGLKPVVVHGGGPQISAMLGRLGIASEFKGGLRVTTPEAMDVVRMVLVGQVGRELVGLINAHGPFAVGLSGEDAGLFTAVRRPAYVDGEPVDVGQVGDVESVDVSAVADLIAAGRIPVISTVAPDADGVLHNLNADTAAAALAVALDARKLVVLTDVPGLYADWPDTASLVSEITTDDLAKLLPSLESGMVPKMEACLRAVRGGVPAAHVVDGRVAHSTLLEVFTSEGFGTMVVAE, encoded by the coding sequence ATGAGCCTCACCGCCGACCTCACCCGGGCCCAGGCCAAGGCCGAGACGCTGATCGAGGCCCTGCCCTGGCTGGCCCGCTTCTCCGGCGCCACCGTCGTGGTCAAGTACGGCGGCAACGCCATGGTCGACCCCGAGCTCCAGCGGGCGTTCGCCGCGGACATGGTCTTCCTCCGGTACGCCGGCCTCAAGCCGGTCGTCGTGCACGGCGGCGGGCCGCAGATCTCCGCCATGCTCGGCCGGCTCGGCATCGCCAGCGAGTTCAAGGGGGGCCTGCGGGTCACCACCCCCGAGGCCATGGACGTCGTCCGGATGGTCCTCGTGGGGCAGGTCGGCCGGGAGCTGGTCGGGCTGATCAACGCACACGGCCCGTTCGCCGTCGGCCTCTCCGGCGAGGACGCCGGGTTGTTCACCGCGGTGCGCCGCCCCGCGTACGTGGACGGGGAGCCGGTGGACGTCGGCCAGGTCGGCGACGTGGAGTCGGTCGACGTCTCCGCGGTGGCCGACCTCATCGCGGCCGGCCGCATCCCGGTCATCTCCACGGTCGCGCCGGACGCCGACGGGGTCCTGCACAACCTCAACGCGGACACGGCCGCCGCCGCGCTGGCCGTCGCCCTCGACGCGCGCAAGCTGGTCGTCCTCACCGACGTGCCCGGCCTCTACGCGGACTGGCCCGACACGGCCAGCCTGGTCAGCGAGATCACCACCGACGACCTGGCGAAGCTGCTGCCGTCCCTGGAGTCCGGGATGGTCCCCAAGATGGAGGCCTGCCTGCGGGCGGTGCGCGGGGGAGTGCCCGCCGCGCACGTCGTCGACGGCCGCGTCGCCCACTCCACGCTCCTCGAAGTGTTCACCTCGGAAGGATTCGGCACGATGGTGGTGGCGGAATGA
- the argC gene encoding N-acetyl-gamma-glutamyl-phosphate reductase produces MGIRVAVAGASGYAGGELLRLLAGHPEFELVTATAHASAGRPVAAVHPQLAGLDLVFGATDPTTLADADLVFLALPHGQSAALAAALPGAAKVVDLGADHRLRDAGAWARYYGGDHAGAWTYGLPELPGQRAAIAASARVASTGCYAVATTLALAPLIAAGAVLPADVVVVAASGTSGAGRSAKPHLLGSEVMGDLSPYKVGAHQHVPEIKQATGATSLSFTPVLAPMPRGILATVTAVPTGGADPREVLAAAYADTPFVHLLPEGTWPHTAATAGSNSCHLQATVDADSGRVIVVSAIDNLGKGAAGQAVQNANLMFGLPETTGLSTFGVAP; encoded by the coding sequence ATGGGCATTCGAGTCGCGGTCGCGGGCGCCAGCGGGTACGCCGGCGGCGAACTGCTCCGGCTCCTCGCCGGGCACCCCGAGTTCGAGCTGGTCACCGCCACCGCCCATGCGTCCGCCGGCCGGCCCGTCGCCGCCGTACACCCGCAGCTCGCCGGGCTGGACCTCGTGTTCGGGGCGACCGACCCCACCACCCTGGCCGACGCGGACCTGGTGTTCCTGGCGCTGCCGCACGGGCAGTCGGCGGCCCTCGCCGCGGCCCTGCCCGGTGCGGCCAAGGTGGTCGACCTCGGCGCGGACCACCGGCTGCGCGACGCCGGGGCGTGGGCCCGCTACTACGGCGGCGACCACGCCGGCGCCTGGACCTACGGGCTGCCCGAGCTGCCCGGCCAGCGCGCCGCGATCGCGGCGTCCGCCCGGGTCGCCAGCACCGGCTGCTACGCGGTCGCCACCACCCTGGCGCTCGCCCCGCTGATCGCCGCCGGGGCCGTCCTCCCCGCCGACGTGGTGGTCGTCGCCGCGTCCGGCACCTCCGGCGCCGGCCGGTCCGCCAAGCCCCACCTGCTCGGCAGCGAGGTGATGGGCGACCTGTCGCCCTACAAGGTGGGCGCCCACCAGCACGTGCCGGAGATCAAGCAGGCCACCGGCGCGACCAGCCTCTCCTTCACCCCGGTCCTGGCCCCCATGCCGCGGGGCATCCTGGCCACCGTCACGGCCGTCCCCACCGGCGGCGCCGACCCGCGCGAGGTGCTTGCCGCCGCGTACGCCGACACGCCCTTCGTGCACCTGCTGCCCGAGGGGACGTGGCCGCACACCGCCGCCACGGCCGGCTCGAACTCCTGCCACCTCCAGGCCACCGTCGACGCCGACTCCGGCCGGGTGATCGTGGTCAGCGCCATCGACAACCTGGGCAAGGGCGCGGCCGGCCAGGCCGTGCAGAACGCCAACCTGATGTTCGGCCTCCCCGAGACCACCGGCCTGTCGACCTTCGGAGTCGCACCATGA